The following coding sequences lie in one Arachis stenosperma cultivar V10309 chromosome 5, arast.V10309.gnm1.PFL2, whole genome shotgun sequence genomic window:
- the LOC130980557 gene encoding uncharacterized protein LOC130980557 translates to MAHSKHIDKVLDRHSDETIANNRVRLKISIDAIRWLSFQACAFRGNDESPGSLNRTNFIELIKLLASCNQNVNNVVLKNAPRNAQYISLGVQKDILHIFARKVRATIREEIEISSVLSRHNLDVQNLRGQGYDGAIKVAQTNNVANLIVNDQIVTSSGLNKISTLQRVGDTIWGSHLNSVRSFLCMFDATCEVLEKSTEEGNFSTHGDASAGYAAITSFEFVFVLHLMRNILESQDINGRFNDNMVELLTLSSTLYPRENYKLFSVNKVCELVERFYPDDFNYQERFHIRMQAQHYELDAPNHVELTNLCIISELYQGLTKTGKSLTYPLIDYLIRLVFTLPVSTATTERSFSAMNIVNNRLRNKIEDEFLTNCLLIYIEKKIAERFDTDSIIDEFYDMKNRGVPLRY, encoded by the exons ATGGCTCATTCTAAGCATATAGACAAAGTTCTTGATAGGCATAGTGATGAAACTATTGCAAATAATCGCGTAAGGTTGAAGATATCTATTGATGCTATTCGATGGCTTTCATTTCAAGCATGTGCATTTAGAGGCAATGATGAAAGTCCTGGATCTTTGAATAGGACAAATTTTATTGAGTTAATTAAACTTTTAGCTTCATGTAATCAGAATGTTAATAATGTTGTCCTTAAAAATGCTCCTAGAAATGCTCAATATATATCTCTCGGTGTTCAAAAAGATATATTGCATATCTTTGCTAGAAAAGTACGTGCAACAATTCGAGAAGAAATTG AAATTTCATCAGTTCTTTCTCGTCATAATCTTGACGTTCAAAATCTTAGGGGACAAGGGTATGACGGAGCTA TTAAGGTTGCTCAAACAAATAATGTTGCAAATTTAATTGTCAATGATCAAATTGTGACAAGTAGTGGACTTAATAAAATTAGTACTTTGCAAAGAGTTGGAGATACTATATGGGGGTCTCATTTGAATTCTGTACGTAGCTTTCTATGCATGTTTGATGCTACTTGTGAAGTTCTTGAAAAAAGCACTGAAGAAGGTAATTTCTCCACTCATGGTGATGCTAGTGCTGGTTATGCTGCTATCACATCATTTGAATTTGTCTTTGTTTTGCATTTGATGAGAAATATTTTGGAA TCACAAGATATTAATGGAAGATTCAATGATAATATGGTGGAATTGCTTACTTTAAGTTCCACTTTATATCCCAGAGAAAATTATAAGCTCTTCAGTGTCAACAAAGTATGTGAATTAGTAGAACGATTTTATCCAGATGACTTCAATTACCAAGAGAGATTTCACATTAGAATGCAAGCTCAACATTATGAACTTGATGCTCCTAATCATGTTGAGTTAACTAACTTGTGCATAATTTCAGAGTTATATCAAGGATTAACGAAGACAGGAAAGTCTTTAACATATCCTTTGATTGATTATTTGATTCGCTTGGTATTCACTCTCCCTGTTTCAACTGCTACAACTGAGAGATCTTTTTCAgctatgaatattgtgaataatAGACTCAGAAACAAAATAGAAGATGAATTTCTTACTAATTGTCTTTTGATTTATATTGAGAAGAAGATTGCTGAAAGATTTGACACCGATTCTATTATcgatgaattttatgatatgaAGAATCGAGGTGTACCACTTCGTTATTAA
- the LOC130979919 gene encoding 2-hydroxyisoflavanone dehydratase-like: MASTSIAGVDDKELTIHIPDLVKVFKDGSIERLQNSPLVPPSTLGSVSSKDVVISSNPSISARLYLPTKFIHHHDAHKVPILVYFHGGGFFFESAFNELHHNYFNLFLSKAEADILVVSVEYRLAPEIPLPAAYHDCWQALKWVASTDSDPWILNHGDFQRVFLGGDSAGANLVHNVALRAGAEALPNAVKVLGAFLSQPYFLSTKPIGSEAVEGHEESPPYVVWGLVYPNAPGGVDNPLINPLAPEAPSLATLGCSKIIVCVAEKDSIRDRGVWYYQAVKNSGWHGHVELYEAEHEDHAFNIHTPESENALKLMKRLAHFILH; this comes from the coding sequence ATGGCTTCTACTTCCATAGCCGGGGTTGATGACAAAGAGCTTACCATTCATATCCCAGACCTTGTGAAGGTTTTCAAGGACGGCTCCATTGAGCGCCTCCAAAACTCTCCACTTGTTCCACCTTCGACTCTTGGATCAGTTTCTTCCAAAGACGTTGTCATCTCCAGCAACCCCTCCATTTCCGCACGTCTATACCTTCCAACAAAGTTCATCCACCACCACGACGCCCACAAAGTCCCCATCTTGGTGTACTTCCACGGCGGAGGCTTCTTCTTTGAATCTGCCTTCAACGAGCTCCACCACAACTACTTCAACTTGTTCCTCTCCAAAGCAGAAGCAGACATCTTAGTTGTCTCTGTTGAATACAGGCTGGCACCGGAGATCCCTCTCCCCGCAGCATATCATGATTGCTGGCAAGCACTCAAATGGGTGGCTTCCACTGATTCTGATCCATGGATCCTCAACCATGGCGATTTCCAGAGAGTGTTCCTCGGCGGCGACAGTGCCGGTGCTAACCTTGTTCACAACGTTGCTTTGCGTGCAGGTGCTGAGGCTCTACCTAACGCGGTCAAAGTGTTGGGTGCTTTTCTCTCTCAGCCATACTTCTTGAGCACAAAACCCATCGGATCTGAAGCAGTGGAAGGGCACGAGGAGAGTCCACCGTATGTGGTGTGGGGTTTGGTGTATCCGAATGCGCCCGGCGGGGTGGATAACCCACTGATCAATCCCTTGGCCCCTGAGGCTCCCAGCTTGGCTACTCTTGGGTGCTCCAAGATCATAGTTTGCGTTGCTGAAAAGGATTCAATAAGGGACAGAGGAGTTTGGTACTATCAAGCTGTTAAGAACAGTGGGTGGCATGGTCACGTGGAACTCTACGAAGCTGAACACGAGGACCATGCTTTCAACATTCACACTCCCGAATCCGAAAATGCTTTGAAACTCATGAAACGCTTGGCTCACTTTATCCTTCACTGA